In Equus przewalskii isolate Varuska chromosome 15, EquPr2, whole genome shotgun sequence, a single genomic region encodes these proteins:
- the NISCH gene encoding nischarin isoform X9, with amino-acid sequence MAAAAARSFGPEREAEPAKEARVVGSELVDTYTVYIIQVTDGSHEWTVKHRYSDFHDLHEKLVAERKIDKNLLPPKKIIGKNSRSLVEKREKDLEVYLQTLLAAFPGVAPRVLAHFLHFHYYEINGITAALAEELFEKGEQLLGAGQVFVIGPLQLYAVTEQLQQGKPTCASGDAKTDLGHILDFTCRLKYLKVSGTEGPFGTSNIQEQLLPFDLSIFKSLHQVEISHCDAKHIRGLVVSKPTLATMSVRFSATSMKEVLVPEASEFDEWEPEGTALEGPVTAVIPTWQALTTLDLSHNSISEIDESVKLIPKIEFLDLSHNGVLVVDNLQHLYNLVHLDLSYNKLTSLDGVHTKLGNIKTLNLAGNLLESLSGLHKLYSLVNLDLSNNRIEQMEEVRSIGSLPCLEHVALLNNPLSIIPDYRTKVLAQFGERASEVCLDNTATTEKELDTVEVLKAIQKAKEVKSKLNNPEKKVGEDSRLSAAPCVRPSGSPPTVAPTSASLPQPILSNQGILGDE; translated from the exons atggcggcggcggcggcgcgcagCTTCGGGCCGGAGCGGGAGGCAGAGCCGGCCAAGGAGGCGCGCGTTGTGGGCTCTGAGCTGGTGGACACGTATACG GTTTACATCATCCAGGTCACGGATGGCAGCCATGAGTGGACGGTCAAGCACCGCTACAGTGATTTCCATGACCTGCATGAAAAG CTCGTGGCAGAGAGAAAGATTGATAAGAATCTCCTTCCGCCCAAAAAGATAATTGGGAAAAACTCAAGAAGCTTGGTGGAGAAGCGGGAGAAGGATCTGGAGGTCTACCTGCAGACGCTCCTGGCCGCCTTCCCGGGCGTGGCCCCCAGGGTGCTGGCCCACTTCTTGCATTTTCACTACTAT GAGATAAATGGTATCACTGCGGCACTGGCTGAGGAGCTTTTTGAAAAAG GGGAACAGCTCCTGGGGGCCGGCCAGGTCTTCGTCATTGGGCCCCTGCAGCTATATGCGGTCACCGAGCAGCTGCAGCAGGGAAAGCCCACATGCGCCAGTGGGGACGCCAAGACTGACCTTGGGCACATCCTGGACTTCACCTGTCGCCTTAAGTACCTTAAG GTTTCTGGCACAGAAGGACCTTTTGGGACCAGCAACATTCAGGAGCAGCTCCTGCCTTTCGATTTGTCTATATTCAAGTCACTTCATCAGGTGGAG ATAAGTCACTGTGATGCCAAGCACATCCGGGGGCTGGTCGTGTCAAAGCCCACCTTAGCCACCATGAGCGTCCGCTTCTCAGCAACTTCGATGAAG GAAGTCCTTGTTCCTGAAGCCTCGGAATTTGATGAGTGGGAGCCAGAAGGCACAGCCCTGGAAGGCCCTGTGACTGCTGTCATCCCCACATGGCAAGCGCTGACCACTCTAGACCTGAGCCACAACAGCATCTCGGAGATTGATGAGTCTGTG AAACTGATTCCAAAGATTGAGTTCCTTGATCTGAGTCACAATGGAGTGCTGGTCGTGGACAACCTGCAG CACCTGTACAACCTCGTGCACCTGGACCTGTCCTACAACAAACTCACCTCTTTGGACGGGGTTCACACCAAACTGGGGAACATCAAGACCCTGAACCTGGCAGGCAACCTCCTGGAGAGTCTGAGTGGTCTGCACAAGCTCTACTCCCTGGTCAACCTGGATCTCAGCAACAACAGAATCGAACAG ATGGAGGAGGTCAGGAGCATAGGCAGCCTCCCGTGTCTGGAGCACGTGGCTCTGCTGAACAACCCTCTGAGCATCATCCCCGACTACCGGACCAAGGTGCTGGCTCAGTTTGGAGAGAGGGCCTCTGAG GTCTGTCTGGACAACACAGCAACCACAGAGAAGGAACTGGACACTGTGGAAGTGCTAAAAGCGATTCAGAAAGCCAAGGAGGTCAAGTCCAAACTGAACAACCCAGAGAAGAAG GTCGGTGAGGATTCTCGTCTCTCAGCTGCCCCCTGTGTCAGACCCAGCGGCTCCCCTCCCACCGTGGCTCCCACGtctgcctccctgccccagcccatcCTCTCCAACCAAG GCATCCTCGGAGATGAGTGA